The following DNA comes from Musa acuminata AAA Group cultivar baxijiao chromosome BXJ1-4, Cavendish_Baxijiao_AAA, whole genome shotgun sequence.
TCCTTCTATTAATAGGAAAGGCTAAATTTGACATACGAGAACATGACAGGTTATACTTTATATTGGAAGATTATGGGAAATGATTGCATCATTTGGATTTGATCGAGAATCTGTAATGGACTCCGAGCCTCCGATGGACGTTCTGATCCGGATCCGGAATCCAGATCCGAATCCGACCGAGATTTTTAGATAGGTAATATGATTGGTGGATAAGGTTAACCCGACATCAACACACCCCCATCTTCCACCACAAACAACGCTCTGTCCGCAAATGGCCTCGGCTCTCCCCTCCACTTCCGCCCTCTCGTCCATCGCATCCTCCGCCGCCGTGGCAGTCGCCAAGCCGCCTCCGAAACCCTTCCTCAAGCCCCACCACAAGCCCCTCTCCACCACTCTTGcggcggccgccgccgccgccatcctACTCTCCGCCGCCCCGGCCCCGTCCTTCGCTGACCCGATGTTCAACCTTTACTACGGCACCGCCGCCAGCGCGGCCAACTACGGCGGATACGGCGGGAACGCGGACAAGAAGGCCACCGCGGAGTACACGTACGAGGTCCCCGAGGGGTGGAAGGAGCGGCTGGTGTCCAAGGTCGAGAAGGGCACCAACGGCACCGACAGCGAGTTCTACAATCCCAAGAAGCGCTCCGAGCGCGAGTACCTCACCTTCCTCTCCGGTTTCCGGGCGTTGGCTCCCGTCGACGCCGTCCTCTCCAACCTCGCCCTCTCCGACGTGGGCCTGCAGGACCAGATCGCCACCGCCGACGAGGTACGCTCCCAGGAGCGCAAGGACGACGATGGGCAGCTGTACTACGCCTACGAGATCGAGGGGGCAGGCTCCCACAGCCTGATATCCGTCACTTGCGCCCGCAACAAGCTGTACGCCCACTTCGTCACCGCGCCCAATCTCGACTGGAGCCGCGACCAGGACATGCTCCGTCACCTTCACGACTCCTTCAAGACTGTCGATCCATCTTCTTCGTAGCTTCTTTCCATCCCCAAATATATGATACTCCAATGCTACTCAAGAGTGCGGTATTCCCCCACTGCTCTCTTATGGTTCCT
Coding sequences within:
- the LOC103980342 gene encoding thylakoid lumenal 19 kDa protein, chloroplastic; this encodes MASALPSTSALSSIASSAAVAVAKPPPKPFLKPHHKPLSTTLAAAAAAAILLSAAPAPSFADPMFNLYYGTAASAANYGGYGGNADKKATAEYTYEVPEGWKERLVSKVEKGTNGTDSEFYNPKKRSEREYLTFLSGFRALAPVDAVLSNLALSDVGLQDQIATADEVRSQERKDDDGQLYYAYEIEGAGSHSLISVTCARNKLYAHFVTAPNLDWSRDQDMLRHLHDSFKTVDPSSS